One genomic window of Rhipicephalus microplus isolate Deutch F79 unplaced genomic scaffold, USDA_Rmic scaffold_22, whole genome shotgun sequence includes the following:
- the LOC119181149 gene encoding uncharacterized protein LOC119181149 encodes MAICETMNGQTHTSKVWTILRSLLGQRKTYNGAARVALREGISTQELAEQAAEVFFPQTSRPTANTYRKDASSEDTEPFNSPFTMLELEYALQHANTRSAPGADGVCVAHLRNMPLEYKHALLKEFNTVWDTGILPSTWKFSVVKPIPKPGKPPHTLSNLRPISLTSCVCKVMESMVNTRLMWYLEDRDLLAPTMYGFRAGLSTQDVLLRLKEDVLDSNSVHPRAVVAVDIRKAFDGVPHSTIMTKARALGIKGKMYNFIAGFLEGRSYQVEIGQDASTVRTNHVGVPQGSVISPTLFNIAMYQLPRRLANVPGLKHAVYADDVTVWTHQGSVGEQEDVLQRALNIIHDYAMEAGLHTAPDKTEFVVIHGGRTTFAKQEEKKCFKLHIGNQPIMRKSTIRILGMHLDENCTASTWFQRVTKTSKQILHALRRISNRTRGVNEREMRQFVQAFLVSRIMYGLPYHPVNRTQIIKLDRLLNEAKRMVTGLPRYTRLDALKSCSKLNNLTELIDMHIHTQETRLRATNAGRYTLMLLGYDINTLPMLPNKTPPWEITVLTDGKPLPLNMDPNQRARRLNYAKRHARATSSLPMTERVVYTDAALPADGTSNTCYATAWYDQTNRNQSRRYHASADAMYSTRAELVGILDYLEWALEMSPQTDPVHHRVYTDSQAAHRACANVLYTDPVLQKIRHQTRLLRECGHDVTIHWVPGHCGIPGNEKAHRLARAHLLTALARASDTPSTFLATPPELADPIADKHITKQRRAAYLTAVGNPLSIPLLPSKVFTRRESVLLRRIQAGTLLTPFLLNRFHRGDTPPPVTGLCSTCNCRADLNHLCWECPVYNPPRLRALATIKRGPWPSSLRTWACPEPSPPDRAIEFWRALIMFLQDPAAPPVGDRLRDSHKIQAIQAAPT; translated from the coding sequence ATGGCAATTTGTGAAACCATGAATGGGCAGACCCACACGTCAAAGGTCTGGACCATCCTGCGCTCTCTCCTCGGCCAACGCAAGACCTACAATGGCGCGGCTCGTGTGGCCCTCCGGGAGGGCATCAGCACACAGGAGCTCGCCGAACAAGCTGCTGAAGTGTTTTTCCCGCAGACATCTCGCCCCACAGCCAATACGTACCGGAAGGATGCAAGCTCTGAAGACACTGAGCCATTTAATAGCCCTTTCACCATGCTCGAGCTGGAGTATGCCTTGCAACATGCTAACACACGTAGTGCTCCAGGAGCCGATGGAGTATGCGTTGCTCATTTACGCAATATGCCTCTTGAGTACAAACACGCTCTCCTCAAAGAGTTTAATACAGTCTGGGATACCGGAATACTGCCCTCCACATGGAAGTTTTCGGTAGTCAAGCCCATACCGAAGCCTGGTAAACCACCCCATACCTTATCCAACCTCCGCCCGATCTCTTTAACCTCGTGTGTCTGCAAAGTCATGGAGAGCATGGTTAACACACGCTTGATGTGGTACCTTGAAGATCGCGACCTTTTGGCCCCTACAATGTACGGATTTCGCGCGGGCCTATCAACTCAAGATGTACTCCTTCGCCTAAAAGAAGACGTCCTCGACTCTAACTCGGTGCACCCACGGGCTGTTGTAGCAGTGGACATACGCAAAGCATTCGATGGCGTACCACACAGTACCATCATGACGAAAGCACGTGCCCTTGGGATTAAAGGGAAAATGTATAACTTCATAGCGGGCTTCCTCGAAGGGCGAAGCTACCAAGTCGAAATCGGCCAAGACGCCAGTACCGTACGAACCAACCACGTAGGTGTTCCCCAGGGCTCGGTGATTTCACCCACCCTCTTTAACATAGCCATGTACCAGCTACCAAGACGCCTTGCGAACGTACCGGGCCTGAAACACGCGGTGTATGCAGATGATGTAACCGTGTGGACGCATCAAGGATCCGTCGGTGAGCAGGAGGATGTCTTACAACGAGCCCTCAACATTATTCACGACTACGCAATGGAAGCAGGTTTACACACCGCTCCAGACAAAACAGAGTTTGTCGTCATTCATGGTGGCCGAACCACGTTTGCCAAGCAGGAAGAAAAGAAGTGTTTTAAACTTCACATTGGCAATCAACCTATAATGAGGAAATCCACTATCCGAATATTAGGAATGCACTTAGACGAGAATTGCACAGCGAGCACTTGGTTCCAACGCGTTACGAAGACTAGCAAACAAATCCTTCATGCTTTACGCAGAATCTCTAATCGCACTCGTGGAGTAAACGAACGCGAAATGCGGCAGTTTGTTCAAGCTTTTCTCGTCTCACGTATCATGTATGGACTGCCGTATCATCCGGTCAACCGTACGCAGATAATCAAACTCGACCGGCTGCTTAACGAGGCCAAACGCATGGTTACCGGACTACCAAGGTACACACGCCTGGATGCGCTCAAGAGCTGCAGCAAGCTCAATAATCTGACCGAGCTCATCGACATGCACATCCACACACAGGAAACGAGGCTTCGCGCAACAAATGCCGGGCGATACACGCTTATGCTTCTCGGGTATGACATCAACACACTGCCCATGCTGCCTAACAAAACGCCGCCTTGGGAAATCACGGTACTCACCGACGGCAAGCCACTTCCGTTGAATATGGACCCTAATCAGCGAGCACGGCGCCTTAACTACGCCAAGAGACATGCTAGGGCCACGAGTTCACTCCCCATGACTGAACGCGTCGTATACACTGACGCTGCACTTCCTGCAGACGGTACCAGTAACACTTGTTATGCCACTGCGTGGTACGACCAGACAAACAGAAATCAGAGCCGACGTTATCATGCTTCAGCAGATGCGATGTATAGCACTCGAGCAGAGCTAGTGGGCATCTTAGATTATTTGGAGTGGGCCCTCGAAATGTCACCTCAAACTGACCCTGTTCACCATCGTGTGTACACTGATTCCCAGGCTGCCCATCGGGCATGCGCTAATGTTCTTTACACAGATCCTGTACTCCAGAAGATCCGACACCAGACGCGCCTGCTCCGCGAATGTGGTCATGACGTTACCATCCACTGGGTCCCCGGGCATTGCGGTATCCCCGGAAACGAGAAGGCTCACAGATTAGCGCGCGCTCATCTCCTCACCGCGCTAGCCAGAGCTTCCGATACTCCTTCCACTTTTCTGGCTACCCCACCCGAGCTAGCAGATCCGATAGCAGATAAGCACATTACCAAACAACGTCGCGCCGCCTACCTCACAGCAGTGGGTAATCCACTCTCGATACCATTGCTTCCTTCGAAGGTATTCACACGGAGAGAGTCTGTCCTGCTTCGGAGAATTCAGGCAGGAACACTCCTTACCCCTTTCTTGCTGAACCGTTTCCACAGGGGTGACACGCCACCACCCGTGACAGGTCTCTGCTCCACGTGCAACTGCCGGGCTGATCTCAACCATTTGTGCTGGGAGTGCCCTGTGTACAACCCGCCTAGGCTCCGTGCCCTGGCCACCATAAAACGGGGACCCTGGCCTTCTTCTCTCCGGACATGGGCCTGCCCGGAGCCTTCGCCCCCTGATCGCGCCATCGAGTTCTGGCGAGCACTCATCATGTTCCTCCAGGACCCGGCCGCGCCACCGGTTGGCGACCGGCTCCGCGACAGCCACAAGATTCAAGCCATTCAAGCGGCCCCCACTTAG